In one Corallococcus sp. EGB genomic region, the following are encoded:
- a CDS encoding HNH endonuclease, translated as MTMPRGVPKNGLWRGQESVASWVAQQKPKPCDCGCGKFVIPQPWHRSKGVPRFVHGHHARVEHWNFKNVAAWVAEQQGRHRCHCGCDGPIVILKRHNATGIPQYLQGHQPAPKNPAGPEHPRYVKDRSTMKPRAAATFSLETKRIIFDAHGGRCAWCRCNDALQFDHIVPVAEGGTGEPDNGQLLCANCHRWKSGVALDYRDRRRAQRPQPKERAA; from the coding sequence ATGACCATGCCGCGCGGTGTTCCGAAGAACGGGCTGTGGCGCGGCCAGGAGAGCGTCGCGTCGTGGGTCGCGCAACAGAAGCCGAAGCCGTGTGACTGCGGCTGCGGGAAATTCGTCATCCCGCAGCCGTGGCACCGGTCGAAGGGCGTCCCGCGCTTCGTGCATGGCCACCATGCTCGTGTCGAGCACTGGAACTTCAAGAATGTCGCCGCGTGGGTCGCGGAGCAGCAGGGGCGGCACCGGTGCCACTGCGGCTGCGACGGCCCGATCGTCATCCTGAAGAGGCACAACGCGACGGGCATCCCGCAGTACCTGCAAGGGCACCAACCGGCACCGAAGAACCCGGCTGGCCCTGAGCATCCACGCTACGTGAAGGATCGCTCGACGATGAAGCCTCGCGCGGCCGCGACGTTCAGCCTGGAGACCAAGCGCATCATCTTCGACGCGCACGGCGGGCGCTGCGCATGGTGTCGTTGTAACGACGCGCTCCAGTTCGACCACATCGTTCCGGTCGCCGAGGGCGGCACCGGCGAGCCCGACAACGGGCAACTCCTCTGCGCCAACTGCCACCGGTGGAAGTCGGGCGTCGCCCTCGACTACCGCGATCGTCGCCGCGCGCAGAGGCCCCAACCGAAGGAGCGTGCAGCATGA
- a CDS encoding phage virion morphogenesis protein, producing MAVSRTGDWARARRLLTAAPQRLQAAIGTAVRQEAHALRNEIVQGLTSQAPGGEPLKPPSPLTIAARQLEGFGGTKALIVRGDLRNSITVFVHGDEAFIGVSRSARSKDGASMVDLAKLHEFGGPPVIIPMTPKMRRFLFAMLRQAGKEPTGGSGRGVIVVQVPARPFLRPAFDKFREGASKRFLERVAKELGLAP from the coding sequence ATGGCGGTCTCGCGCACCGGAGACTGGGCACGGGCGCGGCGACTCCTCACCGCCGCGCCGCAGCGCCTGCAAGCGGCGATCGGCACCGCCGTGCGCCAGGAGGCCCACGCCCTGCGCAACGAGATCGTCCAGGGACTCACGAGCCAGGCGCCGGGCGGCGAGCCGCTGAAGCCGCCGTCGCCGCTCACGATCGCCGCGCGCCAGCTCGAGGGCTTCGGCGGGACCAAGGCGCTCATCGTGCGCGGCGACCTGCGCAACTCCATCACGGTGTTCGTCCACGGCGACGAGGCCTTCATCGGCGTGTCGCGCTCGGCGCGCTCGAAGGACGGCGCCTCGATGGTGGACCTCGCCAAGCTCCACGAGTTCGGCGGCCCGCCCGTTATCATCCCGATGACGCCCAAGATGCGCCGCTTCCTGTTCGCGATGCTCCGGCAGGCTGGCAAGGAGCCGACCGGCGGCAGCGGGCGCGGCGTCATCGTCGTGCAGGTCCCAGCGCGGCCCTTCCTCCGGCCCGCGTTCGACAAGTTCCGCGAGGGCGCCAGCAAGCGGTTCCTCGAGCGCGTCGCCAAGGAGCTGGGCCTCGCGCCCTGA
- a CDS encoding phage tail protein: protein MTVIGNPRSFHKKFKFVVEVDDLGHSGFQKASELSVEVANVQYFEGGSLIPNKSPGRLTFSDVTLERGATQDRDLFDWFQDVAITSSGLGLTDVNYKRNLDIVQQDRDGLTLRRWSLSRAWPVKFVAGEWDNESDENVIESVTLTYDFFELIQ from the coding sequence ATGACCGTCATCGGCAACCCCAGAAGCTTCCACAAGAAGTTCAAGTTCGTGGTGGAGGTGGACGATCTTGGGCACTCGGGCTTTCAGAAGGCGAGCGAACTCTCCGTTGAGGTCGCCAACGTGCAGTACTTCGAGGGCGGCTCGCTCATCCCGAACAAGAGCCCTGGGCGCCTGACGTTCTCCGACGTCACGCTCGAGCGCGGCGCCACGCAGGACCGCGACCTCTTCGACTGGTTCCAGGACGTGGCCATCACGTCGAGCGGTCTCGGCCTCACCGACGTGAACTACAAGCGCAACCTCGACATCGTGCAGCAGGACCGCGACGGCCTCACGCTGCGCCGCTGGTCGCTCTCGCGCGCGTGGCCGGTGAAGTTCGTCGCGGGCGAGTGGGACAACGAGAGCGACGAGAACGTGATCGAGTCGGTCACGCTCACGTACGACTTCTTCGAGCTCATTCAGTGA
- a CDS encoding XkdF-like putative serine protease domain-containing protein has protein sequence MAVEDWDGTLDTGGDDVEKAQPFGTFGGSFHYAKRIVPLIPAHKTYVEPFVGAAAVLHAKDPSEREVIADLDDDVVFLHRSIKEMTPERVAELRRRFEWTVTQESFAKARDMTPKDDVARFYKLVFVRTHARDCRPDGTHPAQQHLGSTTNPEKYLKAAERLKDVTILRQDYRKTLQSYDSPDTFFFIDPPYPGEWFDKDNVIDLGEFIDALAKVKGKFIAVLNPTPENVAAFKKVGHVFRLKVREASGRGGAKQAMRLFVANFPVRKAEEFELVAKCEHLPLHPSVDALVFDKTTQLVKGLDPNDERFVLGIVLEPEVVDAQGDIYSADEIRAAAHRFMEDFGGLGLMHRLRVNGQVKVLESYLAPTDFTVGELAVRKGTWLLAVRVLSDELWERVKSGDLTGFSIGGSARRVPEPAPIPTSEQSPTEPEPSAPEPTEDATPETEAAA, from the coding sequence ATCGCCGTCGAGGACTGGGACGGCACGCTCGACACGGGCGGCGACGATGTCGAGAAGGCCCAGCCGTTCGGCACGTTCGGAGGCTCGTTCCACTACGCCAAGCGGATCGTCCCGCTCATCCCGGCGCACAAGACGTACGTCGAGCCCTTCGTCGGCGCGGCCGCGGTCCTGCACGCAAAGGACCCGAGCGAGAGGGAGGTCATCGCCGACCTCGACGACGACGTCGTCTTCCTGCACCGGAGCATCAAGGAGATGACGCCCGAGCGCGTCGCGGAGCTGCGGCGCCGCTTCGAGTGGACCGTCACGCAGGAGAGCTTCGCCAAGGCGCGCGACATGACGCCGAAGGACGACGTCGCGCGCTTCTACAAGCTCGTCTTCGTGCGCACGCACGCGCGCGACTGCCGCCCCGACGGCACGCACCCGGCGCAGCAGCACCTCGGCTCGACGACCAACCCCGAGAAGTACCTCAAGGCCGCCGAGCGCCTGAAGGACGTGACCATCCTCCGGCAGGACTACAGGAAGACGCTGCAGTCCTACGACTCGCCCGACACGTTCTTCTTCATCGACCCGCCGTACCCCGGCGAGTGGTTCGACAAGGACAACGTCATCGACCTCGGCGAGTTCATCGACGCGCTCGCCAAGGTGAAGGGCAAGTTCATCGCGGTCCTGAACCCGACGCCGGAGAACGTCGCGGCGTTCAAGAAGGTCGGGCATGTGTTCCGGCTCAAGGTCCGCGAGGCCTCAGGGCGCGGCGGCGCGAAGCAAGCCATGCGCCTCTTCGTCGCCAACTTCCCCGTGCGCAAGGCCGAGGAGTTCGAGCTCGTGGCCAAGTGCGAGCACCTGCCGCTCCACCCCAGCGTCGATGCGCTCGTCTTCGACAAGACCACGCAGCTCGTGAAGGGCCTCGATCCGAACGACGAGCGCTTCGTACTCGGCATCGTGCTCGAGCCCGAGGTGGTCGACGCGCAGGGCGACATCTACTCGGCCGACGAGATCCGGGCCGCCGCCCACCGGTTCATGGAGGACTTCGGCGGCCTCGGCCTGATGCACCGCCTCCGCGTGAACGGCCAGGTGAAGGTGCTCGAGAGCTACCTCGCGCCCACCGACTTCACCGTCGGCGAGCTCGCGGTCCGCAAGGGCACGTGGCTCCTCGCCGTGCGCGTGCTCTCCGACGAGCTGTGGGAGCGCGTGAAGTCGGGCGACCTCACGGGCTTCTCCATCGGCGGCTCGGCGCGTCGCGTGCCCGAGCCCGCACCTATTCCGACGTCGGAACAGTCGCCCACCGAGCCGGAGCCCTCGGCTCCTGAGCCCACCGAAGACGCCACCCCCGAGACGGAGGCCGCCGCATGA
- a CDS encoding phage portal protein produces MTTPDAVYDAEQRLQTILKAVVVGARVQDPASRPAGEDTTSAFTSAGALLPPYDPETLCLLVEHSNSLRQNVDAYATNIDGNGYRFDAAIDFDAEDARSKVADAMTLERLAARDAGTLPEGVGLTPSAEELSARFAELRQLARVERARLDSFFDFACFDHSFVDLRRRTRQDLEVTGNAFWEVLRDGKGDLARLVYVPSYTVRLLPLDREAVEVRERVRVSPVSFDTVSARRRMRRYVQVQGTECVYFKSFGDPRVVSRSTGRVFPDIAALRAAKPDDGPATELLHFAIHSPRSLYGVPRWVGTLLSVLGSRQMEEVNYLYFENKSVPPMALLVSGGRLSEASVPRIERFIEENLKGKANFHKILILEADGAGTGDGGRAKIELRPLTDAQQQDALFQVYDERNIDKVGSAFRLPRLLRGESKDFNRATAESALRFAEDQVFQPERDEFDFLMNRKLLADMGVRFWRFRSQTPVTRDPERMTEMVERLVRVGVLTPEEGRLLAGDIFNREFRKIGDDWTKRPITLTLAGIQTGVEDLKPKTVGGESLLPSAKQLLALREDLRAEEERLAAGRLDLARRYQDVEHVKVPRDEFARWFGEVPDAP; encoded by the coding sequence GTGACGACGCCCGACGCCGTCTACGACGCCGAGCAGCGGCTCCAGACGATCCTCAAGGCAGTCGTGGTCGGCGCGCGGGTGCAGGACCCGGCGAGCCGTCCCGCGGGCGAGGACACGACCAGCGCATTCACCTCGGCCGGCGCGCTGCTGCCGCCCTACGACCCGGAGACACTCTGCCTCCTGGTCGAGCACTCCAACTCGCTGCGCCAGAACGTCGACGCCTACGCCACCAATATCGACGGCAACGGCTACCGCTTCGACGCGGCCATCGACTTCGACGCCGAGGACGCGCGCTCGAAGGTGGCCGACGCGATGACGCTCGAGCGGCTCGCCGCGCGCGACGCGGGCACGCTGCCCGAGGGCGTGGGGCTCACGCCGAGCGCCGAGGAGCTCTCGGCGCGCTTCGCGGAGTTGCGCCAGCTCGCGCGCGTCGAGCGGGCGCGCCTGGACTCGTTCTTCGACTTCGCCTGCTTCGACCACTCCTTCGTCGACCTGCGCCGCCGCACGAGGCAGGACCTCGAGGTCACCGGAAACGCCTTCTGGGAGGTGCTCCGCGACGGCAAGGGCGACCTCGCGCGGCTGGTCTACGTGCCATCGTACACGGTGCGACTCCTGCCGCTGGACCGCGAGGCGGTCGAGGTCCGCGAGCGTGTGCGCGTCTCGCCGGTGAGCTTCGACACCGTGAGCGCGCGCCGCCGCATGCGCCGCTACGTGCAGGTCCAGGGCACCGAGTGCGTGTACTTCAAGTCGTTCGGTGATCCGCGCGTGGTGTCGCGCTCGACCGGCCGCGTCTTCCCCGACATCGCCGCGCTCAGGGCCGCCAAGCCCGACGACGGCCCCGCCACCGAGCTGCTCCACTTCGCGATCCACTCGCCGCGTTCGCTCTACGGCGTGCCGCGCTGGGTGGGCACGCTGCTGTCCGTCCTCGGCTCGCGGCAGATGGAGGAGGTCAACTATCTCTACTTTGAGAACAAGTCGGTCCCGCCGATGGCGCTGCTCGTCTCGGGCGGCCGGCTCTCCGAAGCCTCAGTGCCGCGCATCGAGCGCTTCATCGAGGAGAACCTCAAGGGCAAGGCGAACTTTCACAAGATCCTCATCCTCGAGGCGGACGGCGCGGGCACGGGCGACGGCGGCCGCGCGAAGATCGAGCTGCGCCCGCTGACCGACGCGCAGCAGCAGGACGCGCTCTTTCAGGTCTACGACGAGCGGAACATCGACAAGGTCGGCAGCGCGTTCCGCCTGCCGCGCCTGCTGCGCGGCGAGAGCAAGGACTTCAACCGTGCGACTGCCGAGAGCGCGCTGCGCTTCGCCGAGGATCAGGTCTTCCAGCCCGAGCGCGACGAGTTCGACTTCCTGATGAACCGCAAGCTGCTCGCCGACATGGGCGTGCGCTTCTGGCGGTTCCGCTCGCAGACGCCGGTCACGCGCGACCCGGAGCGCATGACCGAGATGGTCGAGCGGCTCGTGCGAGTCGGCGTGCTGACGCCCGAGGAGGGCCGCCTCCTGGCCGGCGACATCTTCAACCGCGAGTTCAGGAAGATCGGCGACGACTGGACCAAGCGCCCCATCACGCTGACGCTCGCCGGCATCCAGACCGGCGTCGAGGACCTGAAGCCAAAGACGGTGGGCGGCGAGTCCCTGCTCCCGAGCGCCAAGCAGCTCCTCGCGCTGCGCGAAGACCTGCGCGCCGAGGAGGAGCGGCTCGCGGCTGGGCGGCTCGACCTGGCGCGCCGCTACCAGGACGTCGAGCACGTGAAGGTGCCGCGCGACGAGTTCGCGCGCTGGTTCGGCGAGGTGCCCGATGCGCCCTGA
- a CDS encoding phage major capsid protein — protein MSPPKTPPPRRRPPHDDRGSQGRRRAPPRRHGRRGGLARRPRRKQAPLSHREEGRSNGRRQAPEHHPGRAVAARCAHGEARRQLGAERRARGAREPDRAGRAARRPRRRPGRRAPRGARRGAAQRRDAAPRAHHRRRERGGHRGPREAVADGRRGCDVREQPHRREAGARPHPRGGEQGARREDRDARAGARHHRARARCERVAGEARRVVPVAVGDREGAAATARARREAVRAPEQRGARRARVEGLRRGRGMAARSQQAQGPGERRQGDLLPRPLTPRRKETLMSHLSNRSILEKADLALADLTAGGGILQPAQAQKFMRLLIKQSVLLQLATVVPMASPKQQISKLKFGARVLRPGQEGTALGAADRVKPDLSDVELDAKLFKAEVRLSDEVLEDSIERGELRQTIMEMLADAIARDMEDVAINGDTASVDPFLATMDGILKQATSNIVDAAGTPITKDLLRDMLKTLPSEYLRDKKAMRFLSSVDADLGYRNTLADRATVAGDRFLEDDTPVLYSGVPLQPIPLFPENLGVGGDQTAIVLCNPKNVHVGIWRNIRFESDRDISEGTLKIVATLRFDVKFAEEPGVAKAIDVQL, from the coding sequence CTGAGCCCACCGAAGACGCCACCCCCGAGACGGAGGCCGCCGCATGACGACCGAGGTTCGCAAGGGCGACGGCGTGCACCGCCTCGTCGACATGGTCGTCGAGGAGGTCTCGCTCGTCGACCGCGCCGCAAACAAGCACCGCTTTCTCATCGTGAAGAGGGACGAAGCAATGGACGACGACAAGCCCCAGAACACCACCCCGGCCGAGCCGTCGCCGCCCGCTGCGCCCACGGCGAAGCTCGACGACAACTCGGCGCTGAACGCCGCGCTCGCGGCGCTCGAGAGCCTGACCGGGCTGGTCGAGCTGCTCGGCGACCTCGGCGCCGACCAGGCCGACGCGCGCCTCGCGGGGCTCGCCGAGGAGCTGCGCAGCGTCGCGATGCAGCTCCTCGAGCGCACCACCGACGACGAGAGCGAGGAGGACATCGAGGCCCGCGCGAAGCAGTCGCCGACGGCCGTCGAGGCTGCGACGTTCGCGAGCAGCCTCACCGCCGCGAAGCAGGCGCTCGCCCGCATCCGCGAGGCGGCGAGCAAGGTGCCCGCCGCGAAGACCGAGACGCCCGCGCCGGCGCCCGCCACCACCGAGCCCGCGCCCGGTGTGAACGAGTCGCTGGCGAAGCTCGCCGAGTCGTTCCGGTCGCTGTCGGAGACCGTGAAGGAGCAGCAGCAACGGCTCGGGCGCGTCGAGAAGCAGTTCGGGCTCCCGAACAGCGCGGCGCCCGCCGAGCGCGTGTCGAAGGTCTCCGTCGAGGACGTGGGATGGCCGCTCGATCTCAACAAGCCCAAGGACCGGGAGAGCGTCGACAAGGCGATCTCCTTCCACGACCTCTGACACCCCGCCGGAAGGAGACCCTCATGAGCCACCTCAGCAACCGTTCCATCCTGGAGAAGGCCGATCTCGCGCTCGCCGATCTGACGGCGGGCGGCGGCATCCTCCAGCCCGCGCAGGCGCAGAAGTTCATGCGCCTGCTCATCAAGCAGTCCGTGCTCCTGCAGCTCGCGACCGTCGTCCCGATGGCCTCGCCGAAGCAGCAGATCTCAAAGCTGAAGTTCGGCGCGCGCGTGCTGCGGCCGGGCCAGGAGGGCACCGCGCTCGGCGCCGCCGACCGCGTGAAGCCCGACCTGTCCGACGTCGAGCTCGACGCCAAGCTGTTCAAGGCCGAGGTGCGCCTCTCCGACGAGGTGCTCGAGGACAGCATCGAGCGCGGCGAGCTGCGCCAGACCATCATGGAGATGCTGGCTGACGCCATCGCGCGCGACATGGAGGACGTCGCCATCAACGGCGACACGGCCTCGGTCGACCCGTTCCTCGCGACGATGGACGGCATCCTCAAGCAGGCGACGAGTAACATCGTCGACGCGGCGGGCACGCCCATCACGAAGGACCTGCTCCGCGACATGCTCAAGACGCTGCCGAGCGAGTACCTGCGCGACAAGAAGGCGATGCGCTTCCTGTCGAGCGTCGACGCGGACCTCGGCTACCGCAACACGCTGGCCGACCGCGCGACGGTCGCGGGCGACCGCTTCCTCGAGGACGACACACCGGTCCTCTACTCGGGCGTGCCGCTCCAGCCCATCCCGCTCTTCCCCGAGAACCTCGGCGTGGGCGGTGACCAGACGGCCATCGTGCTGTGCAACCCGAAAAACGTCCACGTCGGCATCTGGCGGAACATCCGCTTCGAGTCCGACCGCGACATCTCGGAGGGCACGCTGAAGATCGTCGCGACGCTCCGCTTCGACGTGAAGTTTGCCGAGGAGCCGGGCGTGGCCAAGGCCATCGACGTGCAGCTCTGA
- a CDS encoding phage tail protein: MSGQLLSSKVVIVEEEPKVRGIPSAPTSVAGAVGITERGPIGEAVLCTSFDDFQTKFGGFTPDSDLALAAMGFFENGGAQLWVVRTAHYSNVADPATATAVRAAGFLVAGGGPTPGILLGAAPGPFVLHEGDLIRLAVDGAPEVDAVFLGSPAAMAAGGAGPYALADGMELLLRVDNGLEQTVLFSAADFADIANATATEVAAAINAIIVGGRATTPGGIVRLASDTEGTASRIQVTGGTANAVLAFPGAASVGGGNVANLRAVEVAEVKAVVEAAIPSVTVDAGVGGVLDVRTVATGPGASVQANPATAAAFGLDNALHTGAASGTANAVRVEGKDPGAYANRVEAEVRAATNGSASAFDLLVAEDGAYRETFPNLSMNPGDARYVEAIVNDARTGSVYVRVIDQLLAGAPVPPPQTVALAGGGDGLVGLDDADFIGSEPAKTGLRALDQVQELSLLLVPGRATPAVHNAMVRYCEVERDGAVFAVLDPPANQSATDIVTYVATTAALERLSEFGAIYWPRVKVLNPAKSVLGSADQIVVPPSGIVAGVFARTDSAHPGGVYDPPAGIEAGRMFGVLGFETDEVLEENKRDLVYPHRINPLTTGPGLPRYIDGSRTLKGDGNFPYVAERRGVIFIERSLKQGLQFARHKNNTEGLRAQVRRTITAFLLAQMNNGAFRSKTPSTAFFVDVSEQLNTPTQIFAGKLIARVGLATNKPAEFIVLRISQDTRALEAELAAAEG, from the coding sequence GTGAGCGGACAGCTCCTGTCGTCCAAGGTCGTCATCGTCGAGGAGGAGCCGAAGGTTCGCGGCATCCCCTCGGCACCCACCTCCGTCGCGGGCGCGGTCGGCATCACCGAGCGCGGCCCCATCGGCGAAGCCGTGCTGTGCACGTCGTTCGACGACTTCCAGACCAAGTTCGGCGGCTTCACGCCCGACTCGGACCTCGCGCTCGCCGCGATGGGCTTCTTCGAGAACGGCGGTGCGCAGCTCTGGGTCGTCCGCACCGCACACTACAGCAACGTCGCCGACCCGGCGACCGCCACCGCCGTGCGCGCGGCGGGCTTCCTCGTCGCGGGCGGCGGCCCCACGCCGGGCATCCTGCTCGGCGCCGCGCCCGGGCCCTTCGTGCTGCACGAGGGAGACCTGATCCGCCTCGCGGTCGACGGCGCGCCCGAGGTCGATGCCGTGTTCCTCGGCTCGCCGGCTGCGATGGCGGCGGGCGGCGCAGGTCCGTACGCGCTCGCCGACGGCATGGAACTGCTCCTGCGCGTCGACAACGGCCTCGAGCAGACCGTGCTGTTCTCGGCCGCCGACTTCGCCGACATCGCCAACGCCACGGCCACCGAGGTCGCCGCCGCCATCAATGCCATCATCGTGGGTGGGCGCGCGACCACGCCGGGCGGCATCGTGCGCTTGGCGAGCGACACCGAGGGCACCGCGAGCCGCATCCAGGTCACGGGCGGCACGGCCAACGCGGTGCTGGCGTTCCCCGGCGCGGCGTCGGTCGGCGGCGGCAACGTCGCGAACCTCCGCGCCGTCGAGGTCGCCGAGGTGAAGGCGGTCGTCGAGGCGGCCATCCCGAGCGTCACCGTCGACGCGGGCGTGGGCGGCGTGCTCGATGTGCGCACCGTCGCCACCGGCCCTGGCGCCAGCGTGCAGGCCAACCCCGCGACGGCCGCCGCCTTCGGGCTCGACAACGCGCTGCACACGGGCGCGGCCTCGGGCACCGCCAACGCGGTGCGCGTCGAGGGCAAGGACCCCGGCGCCTACGCCAACCGCGTCGAGGCCGAGGTGCGCGCCGCGACCAACGGCTCGGCGAGCGCGTTCGACCTGCTCGTCGCGGAGGACGGCGCCTACCGCGAGACCTTCCCGAACCTCTCGATGAACCCGGGCGACGCCCGCTACGTCGAGGCCATCGTCAACGACGCGCGCACCGGCTCCGTCTACGTGCGAGTCATCGACCAACTCCTCGCGGGCGCGCCCGTCCCGCCGCCGCAGACCGTGGCGCTCGCGGGCGGTGGCGACGGCCTCGTGGGCCTCGACGACGCCGACTTCATCGGCAGCGAGCCCGCCAAGACGGGCCTGCGCGCGCTCGACCAGGTGCAGGAGCTGTCGCTGCTCCTCGTGCCCGGCCGCGCCACGCCCGCCGTCCACAACGCGATGGTGCGCTACTGCGAGGTGGAGCGCGACGGCGCGGTGTTCGCGGTGCTCGATCCGCCCGCGAACCAGAGCGCGACGGACATCGTCACCTACGTCGCGACGACCGCCGCCCTCGAGCGGCTCTCGGAGTTCGGGGCCATCTACTGGCCCCGCGTGAAGGTGCTGAACCCGGCCAAGAGCGTGCTCGGCTCGGCGGACCAGATCGTGGTGCCGCCCTCGGGCATCGTGGCCGGCGTCTTCGCGCGCACCGACTCTGCCCACCCGGGCGGCGTGTACGACCCGCCTGCAGGCATTGAGGCGGGCCGCATGTTCGGAGTGCTGGGCTTCGAGACCGACGAGGTCCTCGAGGAGAACAAGCGCGACCTCGTCTACCCGCACCGCATCAACCCGCTGACCACGGGCCCGGGGCTGCCGCGCTACATCGACGGCTCGCGCACGCTCAAGGGCGACGGCAACTTCCCGTACGTCGCCGAGCGGCGCGGCGTCATCTTCATCGAGCGCTCGCTGAAGCAGGGGCTCCAGTTCGCGCGCCACAAGAACAACACGGAGGGGCTGCGCGCGCAGGTGCGGCGCACCATCACCGCGTTCCTGCTCGCGCAGATGAACAACGGCGCGTTCCGCAGCAAGACGCCGAGCACCGCGTTCTTCGTCGACGTGAGCGAGCAGCTCAACACGCCCACACAGATCTTCGCCGGCAAGCTCATCGCCCGCGTGGGCCTCGCCACCAACAAGCCCGCGGAGTTCATCGTCCTCCGCATCAGCCAGGACACGCGCGCGCTCGAGGCCGAGCTCGCGGCCGCAGAGGGATGA
- a CDS encoding IPT/TIG domain-containing protein: MALPTLSSVQPAAGPSSGGDLVRLVGIGIANRVRVLFGGTPAEVLSVRDEAGLRIVDVRTPIHAVGVADVELQNLDAAGDPVPGESVVVAGAYRFARPTVAREADLTRVIRQLLRELKRQVLANVSATVSVDYDDTTLDGLNVIAMAKVPSLVLSGPTLRPNRFYSANVAHEDVVGGVSGPELVRRKPPYTVDLVFTLTAASERTAELFNLMAAVATFLNRNRWLALARDPADASHGTVRWELDADGEFRTQLAGKDDMRAFTCGFVVRGFDVDEGLPLDLGKRVTEPELIATQAIAPGVAP, translated from the coding sequence GTGGCCCTCCCGACCCTCAGCTCCGTGCAGCCCGCAGCCGGTCCTTCGAGCGGCGGCGATCTCGTGCGGCTCGTCGGGATTGGCATCGCCAACCGGGTCCGCGTGCTGTTCGGCGGCACGCCCGCCGAGGTGCTGTCCGTCCGTGACGAGGCGGGACTCCGCATCGTCGATGTGCGCACGCCGATCCACGCGGTGGGGGTCGCCGACGTCGAGTTGCAGAATCTCGACGCGGCGGGCGACCCGGTCCCCGGCGAGTCCGTCGTCGTCGCGGGCGCGTACCGCTTCGCGCGCCCCACCGTCGCCCGCGAGGCGGACCTCACGCGCGTCATCCGCCAGCTCCTGCGCGAGCTGAAGCGCCAGGTGCTCGCCAACGTGAGCGCCACGGTCAGCGTCGACTACGACGACACGACGCTCGACGGCCTCAACGTCATCGCGATGGCGAAGGTGCCGTCGCTGGTGCTCTCGGGCCCGACGCTGCGCCCGAACCGCTTCTACTCCGCGAACGTCGCGCACGAGGACGTGGTGGGCGGCGTCTCGGGCCCCGAGCTCGTTCGGCGCAAGCCCCCGTACACCGTCGACCTCGTCTTCACGCTGACCGCAGCATCCGAGCGGACCGCCGAGCTGTTCAACCTGATGGCTGCTGTCGCGACGTTCCTCAACCGCAACCGCTGGCTCGCGCTGGCGCGCGACCCCGCCGACGCCTCGCACGGCACCGTGCGCTGGGAGCTCGACGCCGACGGCGAGTTCCGCACCCAGCTCGCGGGCAAGGACGACATGCGCGCGTTCACCTGTGGCTTCGTCGTGCGCGGCTTCGACGTCGACGAGGGGCTGCCCCTCGACCTCGGCAAGCGCGTCACCGAGCCCGAGCTGATCGCGACGCAGGCCATCGCTCCCGGAGTTGCTCCATGA
- a CDS encoding phage head morphogenesis protein: MCGTSASADRLLVVHEARVAADELVERCLGLPVAKAMNLATRAGFDRAVALLAARLRRATGRADANAVREAIAVLDVDWSRTTAAERRRMVAEAMSAAGRATALVPARIAAPFNNAAQEVVAATRAEARRGQRLAIGAEFNALDQRVVAHMTRSQGNFVRDEYGRRIEGFGRIVAAGLEEGLGRDDIAAGLERAARAALVDRAPFYWETVASAFIAQGRSYAQMSSYAEAAIRQYRIEAVLDEQTTNICRYLHGKTFSVADALRRFDRIEQLEDPEAIKQAMPWVREARDPDTGRTRLYVDGGAGRTDLAEVARSALGIRDDRGDFRALASDSALNEVGIGFPPYHGLCRTTTIAVL; this comes from the coding sequence ATGTGCGGCACATCAGCTTCCGCTGATCGGCTCCTCGTCGTCCACGAGGCCCGCGTCGCCGCCGACGAGCTCGTCGAGCGCTGCCTCGGTCTCCCCGTGGCCAAGGCCATGAACCTCGCCACCCGCGCCGGGTTCGACCGCGCCGTGGCGCTCCTGGCCGCGCGGCTCCGGCGCGCCACCGGCCGGGCCGATGCCAACGCCGTGCGCGAGGCGATCGCCGTCCTCGACGTCGACTGGTCCCGCACCACTGCCGCCGAGCGGCGCCGCATGGTCGCCGAGGCAATGAGCGCAGCGGGCCGCGCGACGGCGCTCGTCCCGGCGCGCATCGCGGCGCCGTTCAACAATGCCGCGCAGGAGGTGGTCGCCGCCACCCGCGCCGAGGCCCGACGCGGGCAGCGGCTCGCGATCGGCGCCGAGTTCAACGCCCTCGACCAGCGCGTCGTCGCCCACATGACCCGCTCCCAAGGCAACTTCGTCCGCGACGAGTACGGCCGCCGCATCGAGGGCTTCGGCCGCATCGTCGCGGCCGGGCTCGAGGAAGGCCTCGGACGTGACGACATCGCCGCGGGTCTCGAACGGGCCGCCCGCGCGGCCCTCGTCGATCGCGCGCCGTTCTACTGGGAGACGGTCGCCAGCGCGTTCATCGCGCAGGGGCGCTCCTACGCGCAGATGAGCAGCTACGCCGAGGCGGCCATTCGGCAGTACCGCATCGAGGCGGTGCTCGATGAGCAGACCACGAACATCTGCCGCTACCTGCACGGCAAGACGTTCTCGGTGGCCGATGCCCTCCGTCGCTTCGACCGGATCGAGCAACTCGAGGACCCGGAGGCCATCAAGCAGGCGATGCCCTGGGTCCGGGAGGCCCGCGACCCCGACACGGGCCGGACCCGGCTCTACGTGGACGGCGGCGCCGGCCGGACCGACCTCGCCGAGGTGGCGCGCTCGGCACTGGGCATTCGTGATGACCGCGGCGACTTCCGCGCGCTCGCCAGCGACTCCGCGCTGAACGAGGTCGGCATCGGCTTCCCGCCGTACCACGGGCTCTGTCGAACCACGACGATCGCAGTTCTTTGA